The Sediminispirochaeta smaragdinae DSM 11293 genome has a segment encoding these proteins:
- a CDS encoding pyridoxamine kinase, whose product MKNPVPRVAAIHDLSGFGRSSLTIVSPILSTMGVQVCPLPTALLSTQTSGFENYAFFDLTHQMVEIIKHWKSLDIDFQAIYSGFLGSEKQVEVVSDFIVSFRGEDTIILVDPVMGDDGATYAPIGPGLVSRMRQLVGKADIITPNFTEAMLLLDETYREKTDLKAVKGYLRRLSDMGPRQVIITSVRTDDTPQLSTVVAYDREDGRFWKVDCSYIPAFYPGTGDIFASVVVGSILQGDSLPIALDRAVQFISVAIRATFGYKIPNREGVLLERVLGNLNIPIVTGSYELIE is encoded by the coding sequence ATGAAGAATCCTGTACCGCGGGTGGCTGCCATCCATGATCTCTCGGGTTTCGGACGCTCAAGTCTTACCATCGTCAGCCCAATACTATCTACTATGGGGGTGCAGGTCTGTCCCTTGCCAACGGCCCTGCTTTCGACCCAGACGAGTGGCTTTGAAAATTACGCCTTCTTTGATTTGACCCACCAGATGGTCGAGATTATCAAGCATTGGAAAAGCCTTGATATCGATTTTCAGGCCATATACTCGGGCTTTCTCGGAAGTGAAAAGCAGGTGGAGGTTGTATCGGATTTTATTGTCTCGTTTCGTGGTGAAGATACGATTATCCTTGTCGACCCGGTCATGGGGGACGACGGTGCGACCTATGCTCCGATAGGCCCCGGCCTGGTATCCAGAATGAGGCAATTGGTTGGGAAAGCTGATATTATTACTCCCAATTTTACTGAGGCCATGCTCCTGCTGGATGAAACCTATCGTGAGAAAACCGACCTGAAAGCGGTTAAGGGCTATCTTCGACGCCTTTCAGATATGGGGCCCCGGCAGGTAATCATTACCAGCGTTCGGACCGACGATACACCGCAGCTCTCCACTGTCGTTGCCTACGATAGGGAGGACGGCCGATTTTGGAAGGTTGATTGCAGCTATATTCCGGCCTTCTATCCGGGAACCGGGGATATTTTTGCGAGCGTCGTGGTGGGAAGCATACTGCAGGGAGATAGTCTGCCGATAGCCCTGGATAGGGCCGTACAGTTTATCTCTGTTGCCATTCGTGCAACCTTTGGTTACAAGATTCCGAACAGGGAAGGGGTTTTGCTGGAGCGGGTCCTCGGCAACCTTAACATTCCCATAGTGACGGGCAGCTATGAGCTCATCGAATAG
- a CDS encoding phosphoglucomutase/phosphomannomutase alpha/beta/alpha domain I: MIDYEQLLTSARPLILSASGWRKIFAATGEEEDASPRLLPEDKALVAVMIAAFCRFLTEEGLSPNAATIAVATDSRPTGPAIMGQVVACLDATGYSVAVVGISAAPEVMAWAKEDSQVDAFVYISASHNPIGHNGIKFGLATGGVLDGEQASRLILLFKQLLDDREQALAAIARSESRDEERVRSQLAKASFFKKQALDCYHRFLRRTVTGSSSDQEADKIFNLFASQAETYPVGVLGELNGSARALSIDKKILSEAGASLFFAGDKVGVIEHRIVPEGESLDPARKLLQELHAQRAEFAIAYVPDNDGDRGNLVFAGKDGKCRALEAQEVFALAVLSELAYTRWLEARTSDRSPSAKLAVVVNGPTSMRIDSIANAFGAETFRAEVGEANAVNLAREKRKAGYTIPILGEGSNGGNITHPSAVRDPLCTVFAVLKLLLIRDRDENPGLFRRWLRASGRQELYREDFTLSDIIASLPTYTTTSAYEKRAILRLGNFDHGALKRAWEEEFLSQWETRKQELAERFGIVAWEERQYEATYERKERGEAGRSSKMTGGLKLVFFGADGLVSDYIWMRGSGTEPLFRILADCRGDDKEREEYLLAWQRSMILRAYEGIR, encoded by the coding sequence ATGATTGATTACGAACAACTGCTTACATCAGCACGCCCTCTTATTCTTTCCGCAAGCGGATGGAGAAAGATTTTTGCCGCAACAGGAGAGGAGGAGGATGCTTCCCCCAGGCTTTTACCGGAGGACAAGGCGCTTGTTGCCGTCATGATTGCTGCTTTCTGCCGGTTTCTTACAGAGGAAGGCCTGTCTCCCAATGCTGCGACCATAGCAGTCGCTACAGATTCGAGGCCCACGGGTCCTGCAATCATGGGGCAGGTTGTTGCATGCCTCGATGCCACGGGCTATAGCGTGGCAGTCGTCGGCATCTCCGCCGCTCCCGAAGTGATGGCCTGGGCCAAGGAGGATTCTCAGGTAGATGCCTTTGTCTATATTTCCGCCAGCCACAACCCCATCGGACACAACGGCATAAAATTCGGACTGGCTACCGGAGGTGTCCTCGACGGAGAACAGGCATCAAGGCTTATTCTCCTTTTTAAACAACTGCTTGACGATAGGGAACAAGCCTTAGCGGCTATCGCCCGAAGCGAAAGCCGCGACGAGGAAAGGGTACGTTCGCAACTTGCCAAGGCTTCCTTTTTTAAGAAACAAGCCCTTGATTGCTACCATCGTTTTCTCCGCAGAACGGTCACCGGGAGCTCCAGCGATCAGGAAGCCGATAAGATATTCAATCTGTTCGCTTCCCAGGCCGAAACCTATCCGGTCGGCGTTCTGGGAGAGCTGAATGGAAGTGCCAGAGCCCTTTCGATCGACAAGAAAATTCTATCCGAGGCAGGGGCTTCCCTCTTTTTTGCCGGAGATAAGGTGGGGGTCATCGAGCATAGGATTGTTCCTGAAGGCGAAAGCCTTGATCCTGCGCGGAAACTTCTTCAGGAATTACACGCACAACGGGCCGAGTTTGCAATTGCTTATGTTCCAGACAATGATGGTGATAGAGGGAACCTTGTTTTTGCTGGAAAAGATGGGAAATGCAGGGCCCTTGAGGCGCAGGAGGTGTTTGCCCTTGCCGTTCTCTCGGAGCTGGCCTATACAAGGTGGCTGGAAGCGAGGACATCGGACAGGTCACCTTCGGCAAAGCTTGCCGTTGTCGTAAACGGCCCGACCTCTATGCGCATCGATTCCATTGCAAATGCCTTCGGGGCTGAAACCTTCCGCGCCGAGGTTGGGGAGGCCAATGCCGTAAACCTTGCCAGGGAAAAACGCAAAGCGGGCTATACGATTCCCATCCTCGGTGAGGGAAGCAACGGTGGAAATATAACCCATCCCTCGGCGGTGAGAGACCCCCTTTGCACCGTTTTTGCGGTTCTCAAACTTTTGCTCATACGTGATAGGGATGAGAACCCCGGGCTTTTTCGACGTTGGCTCCGTGCCTCCGGCAGGCAAGAGCTGTATAGAGAAGATTTCACACTTTCGGATATCATTGCGAGCCTTCCAACCTATACCACCACCAGCGCCTATGAAAAACGGGCCATCCTTCGCCTCGGAAATTTCGACCACGGTGCGCTAAAACGGGCATGGGAAGAAGAGTTTCTATCCCAATGGGAGACAAGGAAACAAGAACTTGCCGAACGCTTTGGTATCGTGGCATGGGAGGAACGCCAATATGAAGCCACGTATGAACGGAAGGAGCGGGGCGAAGCGGGGCGAAGCAGTAAGATGACAGGAGGCCTGAAGCTTGTGTTTTTCGGGGCGGACGGATTGGTGAGTGACTACATTTGGATGCGCGGTTCGGGAACTGAGCCCCTTTTTCGTATCCTTGCAGACTGCAGGGGAGACGACAAGGAGCGCGAAGAGTATCTTTTAGCGTGGCAGCGTTCCATGATCCTTCGTGCCTACGAAGGTATTCGATAG
- a CDS encoding HhH-GPD family protein, with the protein MEKDDFRRLIYEFYKKNRRSFPWRETNDPWLILLSEMMLQQTQTSRVATKWESLAGRFPNPQTMADVELAELLSLWSGLGYNRRALALKKIAERVVSTGGSLPDTYDGLVALPMIGPYTAKAVLAFAYNRPVVFIETNIRRIFIHHFFPDQEKVTDRQILPLVEETLDRKDPRNWYYALMDYGSALRGVENPNRRSAHYSRQSTFEGSDRQKRGALLRLLTASQGRARSCEELSTDINADPEKTMQLLSALVREGFVAESPEGYRIPS; encoded by the coding sequence ATGGAAAAGGATGATTTTCGCCGTCTTATCTACGAGTTCTACAAAAAAAACAGGCGCAGCTTTCCCTGGAGAGAAACAAACGATCCGTGGCTGATTCTGCTTTCCGAAATGATGCTTCAGCAGACCCAGACAAGCAGGGTTGCTACAAAATGGGAGAGCCTTGCCGGGCGTTTTCCCAATCCTCAGACTATGGCAGATGTTGAGCTTGCAGAGCTCCTTAGCCTGTGGAGCGGCCTTGGTTATAATAGACGGGCCCTTGCCCTCAAAAAGATTGCCGAACGTGTGGTTTCAACCGGTGGTTCTTTGCCGGATACCTACGACGGGCTCGTTGCGCTTCCGATGATCGGTCCCTACACGGCAAAGGCGGTGCTTGCCTTTGCCTACAACAGGCCGGTGGTTTTTATCGAAACGAATATCCGTAGAATCTTTATCCACCACTTTTTTCCTGACCAGGAGAAGGTAACGGACCGCCAGATCCTTCCCCTGGTGGAGGAAACCCTTGATCGAAAGGATCCTCGCAACTGGTATTATGCCTTAATGGATTATGGTTCGGCCCTCCGTGGCGTTGAGAATCCGAACCGAAGAAGTGCACATTACAGCAGGCAATCGACCTTTGAGGGCTCCGACAGGCAGAAAAGAGGCGCTCTGCTCCGCTTGCTGACGGCCTCCCAAGGCAGAGCCAGGAGCTGCGAGGAGCTTTCTACCGATATCAATGCCGATCCGGAGAAGACAATGCAGCTTCTTTCCGCCCTTGTCCGAGAGGGGTTCGTAGCGGAAAGCCCCGAGGGCTATCGAATACCTTCGTAG
- a CDS encoding AI-2E family transporter — protein MKTQNAIVGLLFIIVVIMVGALLKAAGNVLLPLIISVFLSFIIAPFINFLNRMHVPRFIAISIVVLFLLGVMFLIFLFIQTSVNSFIAEFPKYAERFRIIIRELFRNVENRFGLSYEELLGQINWNSALRGSLVKVSGNLMNFISRFLIVMIFLIFLLLEKPYFKKKLQMAFEEKTGKKVGNMIEHINQQVARYLSLKFFLSLATGIAVWFALKIIGLDFAVVWGTLAFLLNFIPSIGSSFHMIITILMGIIQFYPSPGKIFAVALSMIGIQAIIGQFLDPKLQGHRLNLSPFVILFSLALWGWIWGVVGMFLAVPITVIIQIICQNVPGLRFIAVFMGSGKNNTNVSEDQLFTLYDGEDMGK, from the coding sequence ATGAAAACACAGAATGCTATTGTTGGACTCCTTTTCATCATTGTCGTTATTATGGTTGGAGCCTTGTTAAAGGCTGCCGGAAATGTTCTGTTACCCTTGATCATTTCTGTCTTTTTGTCGTTTATCATCGCCCCTTTCATCAATTTTCTCAACAGGATGCATGTCCCAAGGTTTATTGCCATTTCTATCGTTGTTCTCTTTCTTTTGGGAGTGATGTTTCTCATCTTCCTTTTCATTCAGACAAGTGTAAACAGCTTTATTGCCGAATTCCCCAAGTATGCCGAACGTTTTCGTATTATCATACGTGAGCTGTTCCGTAATGTCGAGAACCGTTTTGGTCTTTCCTATGAGGAATTATTGGGGCAGATCAACTGGAACAGTGCCTTACGAGGATCTTTGGTAAAGGTTTCGGGAAATTTGATGAACTTTATCAGTAGATTCCTCATCGTTATGATTTTTCTGATCTTTCTTCTTCTCGAGAAGCCCTATTTTAAGAAAAAATTGCAGATGGCCTTTGAAGAGAAGACTGGAAAAAAGGTCGGAAATATGATTGAGCATATTAATCAACAGGTGGCCCGCTACCTTTCTTTAAAGTTTTTTCTTTCCCTGGCAACTGGCATAGCGGTCTGGTTTGCCTTAAAGATTATCGGCCTCGACTTTGCAGTGGTATGGGGAACCTTGGCGTTCTTGCTGAACTTTATCCCTTCCATCGGAAGCTCGTTCCATATGATCATTACGATCCTCATGGGAATCATTCAGTTTTACCCCTCACCTGGTAAGATTTTTGCCGTTGCTCTCTCTATGATTGGTATACAAGCGATCATCGGCCAGTTCCTGGATCCAAAGCTCCAGGGGCATCGACTCAATTTGAGTCCCTTCGTCATCCTTTTTAGCTTGGCTCTCTGGGGATGGATCTGGGGGGTAGTCGGCATGTTTCTTGCGGTTCCCATTACCGTAATCATACAGATTATCTGCCAGAATGTCCCCGGGCTCCGCTTTATTGCGGTCTTTATGGGTAGCGGAAAGAATAATACCAATGTTTCCGAAGATCAGCTTTTTACCCTCTACGACGGCGAAGATATGGGTAAATAG
- a CDS encoding chemotaxis protein CheW, with protein sequence MQFLTFMLSEEVYGVEVSKVREVLEVIDITKVPRMPPFMRGVINLRGGVVPVVDLAMKFGMDAIVNTVNTCIIVLEVEVNGDLVVVGALADSVREVIELDLSQIEPAPRIGTTLNTEFIEGIGKRDDEFIIILTIDRIFSVSEITAVKTGVQEEEEEEEVSEEDEKISQTEEDG encoded by the coding sequence ATGCAATTTCTTACCTTTATGCTATCCGAAGAAGTATATGGTGTTGAGGTTTCCAAAGTGAGGGAAGTTTTGGAAGTTATCGATATCACCAAGGTTCCCCGAATGCCACCCTTCATGCGTGGGGTTATCAATCTTCGCGGTGGGGTGGTGCCCGTTGTCGACCTCGCCATGAAGTTCGGGATGGATGCCATCGTCAATACCGTTAATACCTGTATCATTGTTCTCGAGGTTGAGGTGAACGGTGATCTTGTGGTTGTCGGGGCTCTGGCAGATTCCGTCAGGGAGGTAATTGAACTCGACCTCTCCCAAATAGAACCTGCCCCCCGTATTGGGACAACCCTCAACACCGAATTCATCGAAGGGATAGGAAAGCGTGACGATGAGTTCATTATCATCCTGACCATAGATCGGATCTTTTCTGTCTCCGAGATTACAGCGGTAAAAACCGGGGTACAAGAAGAAGAGGAAGAAGAAGAAGTTTCAGAGGAAGATGAGAAAATTTCCCAGACCGAGGAAGACGGGTAG
- a CDS encoding acetyl-CoA carboxylase carboxyltransferase subunit alpha, protein MKNKAFEKKLKELKRLAAEEHMGVFEELSRIETKYLGNGRQGNAWERVELARNSSRPTSLDYIEMLFDDFLELKGDRSSGDDPAMIGGIGFFSGRAVTVVGHQKGRNLKENLYRNYGMANPEGYRKALRLIKEAEKFGRPVITFIDTPGAYPGLSSEERGIGEAIARNLKELSRVSVPIICIIIGEGGSGGALGIGVGDEVYMLENAVYSVITPEGCASILLRDASKAKLAAELMKMTASDLLDLGVISGIIPEGPGGAHESPEATAANIRILLERRIDYLTRRNSSRLVSDRSARLLSMGSIAGRSGEAFSILQKEKGGILNRFFGRKKR, encoded by the coding sequence ATGAAAAACAAAGCCTTTGAAAAGAAACTAAAGGAGCTCAAACGCCTTGCCGCGGAAGAGCATATGGGCGTGTTTGAAGAACTTTCCCGAATCGAAACCAAGTATCTTGGAAACGGCAGGCAGGGAAATGCCTGGGAACGGGTGGAGCTTGCACGAAATTCCTCCCGCCCGACCAGCCTCGACTACATAGAGATGCTCTTTGACGATTTTCTTGAATTAAAGGGAGATCGTTCGTCGGGAGATGATCCTGCTATGATCGGTGGAATTGGCTTTTTCAGCGGGAGGGCCGTTACTGTTGTCGGACACCAGAAAGGGAGAAATCTTAAGGAAAATCTTTACCGTAATTACGGTATGGCCAATCCGGAAGGCTATCGAAAGGCACTTCGTTTGATCAAGGAGGCTGAGAAATTCGGCAGACCTGTCATCACCTTTATTGATACGCCGGGAGCCTATCCCGGGCTTTCTTCCGAGGAGCGGGGAATAGGGGAGGCCATAGCCCGTAATCTGAAGGAGCTTAGTCGTGTCAGCGTTCCGATCATCTGTATTATCATAGGGGAAGGAGGCAGTGGAGGGGCTTTGGGGATCGGAGTAGGGGATGAGGTCTACATGCTGGAAAATGCGGTCTATTCCGTCATTACCCCTGAGGGGTGTGCTTCTATTCTTCTTCGGGACGCTTCAAAAGCGAAGCTGGCTGCAGAACTAATGAAAATGACTGCTTCCGATCTTTTGGATCTTGGTGTGATCTCCGGCATTATTCCGGAAGGACCGGGAGGCGCCCACGAAAGCCCCGAGGCAACTGCCGCAAACATCCGCATTTTACTGGAACGACGAATTGATTACCTAACCCGACGAAACAGCTCCCGGCTGGTTTCCGATCGTTCGGCCCGGCTCCTTTCCATGGGAAGTATTGCCGGACGGAGTGGTGAGGCCTTTTCGATTCTTCAAAAGGAAAAGGGGGGAATACTTAATAGATTTTTCGGTCGGAAGAAGCGATAA
- the accD gene encoding acetyl-CoA carboxylase, carboxyltransferase subunit beta, with amino-acid sequence MKFLDAFKGLFSPGKGSDKRKNRVEQKPSGGEKSGAVRDERSFVENQHSCPSCHLHIELADLKKNLFVCPGCGHHFSVTAWERIEMLADPDSFRESDDVLETADPLAFPGYAEKLTASRQKAKMNEAIVTGVCSVNSRELALGVMSFSFMGGSMGAVVGEKIVRLCSVAVQRQIPLLLFTASGGARMQEGIISLMQMARTSHAAALLEEKGLPFFIVLTHPTTGGVTASFAMLGNVILAEPGALIGFAGPRVIESTIRQKLPEGFQRAEFQEQKGFVDRVCPRSKLRKTITLLIDAHRPYDLSRQSG; translated from the coding sequence ATGAAATTCCTTGACGCGTTTAAGGGGCTGTTTTCGCCCGGAAAAGGAAGCGATAAGCGCAAAAACAGGGTCGAGCAGAAGCCCAGCGGAGGCGAAAAAAGCGGTGCCGTTCGAGATGAACGCAGCTTTGTAGAGAATCAGCACTCCTGTCCCAGCTGCCATCTTCACATCGAATTGGCGGATTTGAAAAAGAACCTCTTTGTCTGTCCCGGCTGCGGCCACCATTTTTCAGTCACGGCGTGGGAGAGAATCGAAATGCTTGCCGATCCCGATTCCTTTAGAGAGAGTGATGATGTTCTGGAAACAGCCGATCCTCTTGCTTTTCCGGGATATGCAGAAAAACTAACGGCTTCGAGGCAAAAAGCAAAGATGAACGAGGCCATCGTCACCGGCGTTTGTTCCGTCAACTCCAGGGAACTTGCCCTTGGCGTTATGAGCTTTTCCTTTATGGGGGGAAGTATGGGCGCCGTTGTCGGAGAAAAAATAGTGCGGTTATGCTCTGTTGCGGTTCAGCGACAAATTCCTCTTTTACTTTTTACCGCTTCCGGGGGAGCAAGAATGCAAGAGGGGATCATCTCTCTGATGCAAATGGCAAGAACCAGTCATGCTGCTGCCCTTCTTGAAGAAAAGGGGCTTCCTTTTTTCATTGTCCTTACCCATCCGACCACAGGAGGAGTCACGGCCAGCTTTGCGATGTTGGGTAATGTCATCCTTGCCGAGCCCGGTGCCTTGATTGGCTTTGCTGGGCCACGGGTGATAGAATCGACTATACGCCAGAAACTTCCGGAGGGGTTTCAGCGTGCCGAATTCCAGGAGCAGAAAGGGTTTGTCGACCGAGTTTGTCCCCGTTCCAAGCTACGGAAGACCATAACTCTGTTGATCGATGCTCACCGTCCCTACGATTTGTCCCGTCAGAGCGGATGA
- the accC gene encoding acetyl-CoA carboxylase biotin carboxylase subunit: protein MIHRLLIANRGEIAVRVIRSCRELGIEAVAVYSEADKDSLHVRMADRAVCIGQADSKSSYLNKRNLIAAAVASGCDAVHPGVGFLSENADFAADVEKAGLIFIGPRPETIAFLGDKVAAKRTAQEAGLPVIPGSEGAVEDAEAALSFARKVGFPVIVKAASGGGGKGMRIVRDESQLASAMKIAGHEAETAFSDGTLYLEKYLENPRHVEVQLLGDGKGNVVHLGERDCSMQLRHQKLVEESPSPGISPAIREDMCSNSVRLFEKLSYRGAGTIEFLFDGENYYFMEVNARVQVEHPVSEMVSGVDIIKAQIRGAVGEELGFNQRDITIKGSSIECRINALAPGTVSYYLPPGGVSVRVDSFLYPGYKVPPYYDAMVAKLIVHGSTRREAINRMLRALDEFVIDGLSVNLATQKRIVSSPIFQSGRFGTSALETILKEV from the coding sequence ATGATACATCGTTTACTCATTGCAAATCGGGGCGAAATAGCCGTTCGGGTTATTCGAAGTTGCAGAGAGCTCGGTATAGAGGCCGTTGCCGTCTATTCTGAGGCCGATAAGGATTCTCTTCATGTACGAATGGCGGACAGGGCTGTTTGTATAGGACAAGCCGATTCGAAAAGTAGTTATCTCAACAAAAGGAACCTGATAGCCGCGGCGGTAGCCAGTGGTTGTGATGCCGTACATCCCGGTGTCGGATTTCTCAGTGAAAATGCTGATTTTGCGGCCGACGTAGAAAAGGCGGGGCTCATATTTATCGGACCGCGGCCCGAAACGATTGCCTTTCTCGGTGATAAGGTCGCCGCGAAGCGTACCGCTCAGGAAGCAGGCCTTCCCGTAATTCCCGGCAGCGAAGGTGCCGTTGAGGATGCAGAGGCAGCCCTTTCCTTTGCCCGAAAGGTGGGTTTTCCGGTTATCGTAAAGGCTGCCAGCGGAGGGGGCGGAAAGGGAATGCGCATCGTTCGTGATGAATCGCAGCTTGCTTCCGCCATGAAGATTGCCGGCCATGAAGCGGAAACAGCCTTTTCCGACGGTACCCTCTATCTTGAGAAATATCTGGAAAATCCTCGTCATGTCGAGGTTCAGCTTCTCGGCGACGGAAAAGGGAACGTTGTTCATCTCGGCGAGCGAGATTGTTCGATGCAGCTCAGGCATCAAAAACTGGTTGAGGAGAGCCCCTCGCCCGGTATATCGCCCGCAATACGAGAAGATATGTGTAGCAACTCGGTTCGTCTCTTTGAAAAGCTCTCCTACAGGGGAGCCGGTACCATTGAATTCCTTTTCGATGGTGAAAACTATTACTTCATGGAGGTGAACGCCAGGGTACAGGTGGAACATCCAGTTAGTGAAATGGTGAGTGGTGTGGATATTATAAAGGCACAGATCCGTGGCGCTGTGGGGGAAGAGTTGGGGTTCAACCAAAGGGATATTACTATCAAAGGCTCTTCGATCGAATGCCGAATCAATGCACTGGCTCCGGGAACCGTTTCCTATTATCTTCCTCCCGGTGGAGTTTCCGTTCGGGTCGACAGCTTTCTTTATCCCGGCTACAAGGTTCCTCCCTATTACGATGCAATGGTTGCTAAGTTGATTGTCCACGGCTCCACTCGCCGAGAGGCGATCAACCGTATGCTTCGGGCTTTGGACGAGTTTGTAATCGATGGTCTTTCCGTGAACCTTGCAACCCAGAAGCGAATCGTATCCAGTCCGATCTTCCAAAGTGGTCGTTTCGGGACTTCGGCCCTGGAGACCATTCTTAAGGAGGTGTGA
- the accB gene encoding acetyl-CoA carboxylase biotin carboxyl carrier protein, translating into MDIKEITMLIDHLEKTSLVELELKTGDTQLSLRKKEAFAQRIDGAPVTSGQSQHNLTEENEAEAQEGEYIASPIVGTFYRSPSPDSPAYIEEGNTVKSGQTLCIIEAMKAMNELEAEYDCKILSILVENGQMVEYGTPLFSVERI; encoded by the coding sequence ATGGATATCAAAGAGATTACCATGTTAATAGATCACCTTGAAAAAACCTCACTTGTTGAGTTGGAATTAAAAACAGGCGATACGCAACTGTCGCTTCGTAAAAAAGAGGCTTTTGCCCAACGCATAGATGGGGCCCCTGTTACTTCCGGTCAGTCGCAACACAATTTGACGGAAGAAAACGAGGCTGAAGCTCAGGAGGGGGAATATATAGCCTCTCCCATTGTCGGCACTTTCTATCGTTCTCCAAGCCCCGATTCTCCGGCCTACATCGAAGAGGGAAATACTGTAAAGTCCGGACAAACCCTCTGCATCATCGAGGCTATGAAGGCCATGAACGAGCTGGAGGCTGAATATGACTGCAAGATCCTTTCTATTCTTGTGGAAAACGGGCAGATGGTGGAATATGGAACGCCGCTTTTTTCCGTCGAACGAATCTAA
- a CDS encoding beta-ketoacyl-ACP synthase III — translation MRVKIASVGAYVPEKRISNEELAKSVETSDEWIRSHTGIGSRHICAKDEATSDLAVKAAEQAIASAGIDKQEIETIIVASASGDFVGFPSTSCIVQERLGITSCGAFDVAAGCTGFVYALEIGKSMVASGSSSTILVIGVDTLSKITNWEDRNTCVLFGDGAGAAILMPASDGEKSGIIDSILGSDGSGAEYLMRKAGGSRYPIDDPKTVEKKDLCIAMDGRKVYNFAVRVNTELITSILERNKLSFENVDWVIPHQANIRIIQAAAGRLGIGLEKFFINIEEYANTSAASIPIALNQLAGSGKLKRGDLLLFVGFGAGLTYGANLLRW, via the coding sequence ATGCGAGTAAAGATAGCTTCGGTAGGTGCATATGTACCGGAAAAAAGAATAAGCAACGAAGAACTTGCGAAAAGCGTCGAAACGTCCGATGAATGGATTCGTTCCCACACTGGAATAGGGAGCAGACACATCTGTGCAAAGGATGAAGCGACCTCAGATCTCGCGGTTAAGGCTGCAGAACAAGCCATCGCCTCTGCCGGTATAGACAAACAAGAGATAGAGACCATCATTGTTGCGTCCGCAAGCGGTGATTTTGTAGGCTTTCCCTCCACCAGCTGCATTGTTCAGGAAAGGCTTGGTATCACTTCCTGCGGAGCCTTCGACGTTGCTGCAGGCTGTACTGGCTTCGTCTATGCCCTTGAAATTGGCAAGTCGATGGTCGCATCCGGCAGCTCATCAACCATTCTTGTTATCGGTGTCGATACCTTATCCAAGATAACAAACTGGGAAGACCGAAATACCTGCGTGCTTTTCGGCGACGGAGCGGGTGCTGCCATATTGATGCCGGCAAGCGATGGGGAAAAAAGCGGTATCATCGATTCGATTCTCGGAAGCGACGGGTCGGGGGCCGAATATCTGATGAGAAAAGCGGGAGGATCGCGCTACCCCATTGACGACCCCAAAACGGTGGAGAAGAAGGATCTGTGCATCGCTATGGATGGCCGAAAAGTGTACAACTTTGCGGTACGGGTCAACACCGAGCTGATAACTTCGATTCTCGAACGAAATAAGCTTAGCTTTGAAAATGTCGACTGGGTGATTCCTCATCAGGCAAACATCAGGATCATTCAGGCTGCAGCAGGTCGTCTTGGAATCGGTTTGGAGAAATTCTTCATCAATATCGAAGAGTATGCAAATACATCCGCAGCATCCATACCGATAGCCCTCAATCAGCTTGCCGGGAGCGGAAAACTGAAACGAGGCGACCTTTTGCTCTTTGTCGGCTTTGGTGCCGGTCTAACCTACGGCGCGAACCTGCTTCGCTGGTAA